The following proteins are co-located in the Cupriavidus pauculus genome:
- a CDS encoding helix-turn-helix domain-containing protein, whose protein sequence is MTADPLKLFGRHLTWLRKQRGWSQEALSLESGLARSYLSGIERGTRNVALYNICTLADTLGVAPTEMLDFSKHRAEESQDAPRSPFDAEQSPSVQATLRYMAELNDVDRDVVAGVARALARRHTR, encoded by the coding sequence ATGACAGCAGACCCACTCAAGCTGTTCGGGCGGCACCTGACCTGGTTGCGCAAGCAGCGCGGTTGGTCACAGGAAGCGCTGTCGCTGGAAAGCGGCCTGGCCCGATCGTACCTCAGCGGCATCGAACGCGGCACGCGCAATGTTGCGCTATACAACATATGTACCCTCGCGGATACGCTCGGTGTTGCGCCAACCGAGATGCTTGACTTTTCCAAGCATCGTGCCGAGGAGAGCCAGGACGCGCCCCGGTCGCCGTTCGACGCCGAGCAGTCGCCGTCCGTGCAGGCCACGCTGCGGTACATGGCGGAACTGAACGACGTGGACCGCGACGTCGTGGCCGGCGTGGCCCGCGCGCTGGCCCGGCGCCACACGCGCTGA
- the ureG gene encoding urease accessory protein UreG produces the protein MTRTKKNPPLRVGVGGPVGSGKTTLLEMLCKAMRDRYDLVAITNDIYTKEDQRLLTISGALPAERIMGVETGGCPHTAIREDASINLEAVDRMLAKFPDADVVFIESGGDNLAATFSPELSDLTIYVIDVAGGEKIPRKGGPGITKSDLLVVNKTDLAPYVGASLEIMESDTRKMRGERPFVMGSVKSGQGLDQVIAFIEQQGMLNV, from the coding sequence ATGACCCGTACCAAGAAGAATCCTCCCCTGCGCGTCGGCGTGGGCGGCCCGGTGGGCTCCGGCAAGACCACGCTGCTGGAAATGCTCTGCAAGGCCATGCGCGACCGCTATGACCTCGTGGCGATCACCAACGACATCTACACGAAGGAAGACCAGCGCCTGCTGACCATCTCGGGCGCGCTGCCGGCGGAGCGGATCATGGGCGTGGAGACGGGCGGCTGCCCGCACACGGCGATCCGCGAGGATGCGTCGATCAACCTGGAGGCGGTGGACCGCATGCTGGCGAAGTTTCCCGACGCCGACGTGGTGTTCATCGAATCGGGCGGCGACAACCTCGCCGCCACGTTCAGCCCCGAGCTGTCGGACCTGACGATCTACGTGATCGACGTGGCCGGCGGCGAGAAGATCCCGCGCAAGGGCGGGCCGGGCATCACCAAGTCAGACCTGCTGGTGGTCAACAAGACCGACCTGGCGCCGTACGTGGGGGCGTCGCTGGAAATCATGGAAAGCGACACGCGCAAGATGCGCGGCGAGCGTCCGTTCGTGATGGGCAGCGTGAAGTCGGGGCAGGGGCTGGACCAGGTCATCGCCTTCATCGAGCAGCAGGGCATGCTGAACGTCTGA
- a CDS encoding urease accessory protein UreF encodes MTTLPQLISLLHLASPALPIGGFSYSQGLEAAIDCGLVADAGTAERWIHDNLSHVQAQCEAPVWLLLHRAWRAGDHDAVAHWNGWFHATRETAELRLETEQMGWSLAKLVAQMGWGDDAMRGVLRDLSPLCLPTAFTAACVALGIDGRDGLAAYAFNWAENQVAAAIKAVPLGQVAGQRILLGLHGAVQATVDEAVRRADAEPPRLSTFSPMLGLLSARHETQYSRLFRS; translated from the coding sequence ATGACAACCCTCCCACAGCTCATCTCCCTGCTGCACCTGGCCTCGCCGGCGCTGCCGATTGGCGGGTTCAGCTATTCGCAGGGGCTGGAGGCGGCCATCGACTGCGGGCTGGTGGCCGATGCCGGCACGGCGGAGCGGTGGATTCACGACAACCTGTCGCACGTGCAGGCCCAGTGCGAGGCGCCGGTCTGGCTGCTGCTGCATCGCGCGTGGCGGGCTGGCGATCACGACGCGGTGGCGCACTGGAACGGCTGGTTCCATGCCACGCGCGAGACGGCCGAGCTGCGGCTGGAGACCGAGCAGATGGGATGGTCGCTGGCGAAGCTCGTCGCGCAGATGGGCTGGGGCGACGACGCCATGCGCGGCGTGCTGCGCGACCTGTCGCCGCTGTGCCTGCCCACGGCGTTCACGGCGGCCTGCGTGGCGCTGGGCATCGACGGGCGCGACGGCCTGGCGGCCTATGCGTTCAACTGGGCCGAGAACCAGGTGGCCGCCGCGATCAAGGCCGTGCCGCTGGGGCAGGTGGCCGGACAACGCATCCTGCTTGGGCTGCATGGCGCCGTGCAGGCGACCGTCGACGAAGCCGTACGCCGCGCCGATGCCGAGCCGCCGCGGCTCTCCACGTTCTCGCCCATGCTCGGGCTGCTGTCGGCCCGGCACGAGACCCAGTATTCCCGGCTGTTCCGCTCGTAG
- a CDS encoding endonuclease domain-containing protein — translation MVERLALSPNPSPASGRGETTNGTDNAPASTGKAAGLLADASAGEAAGLLPSPAGGRGAGGEGRRLSRYAFAKSLRTRQTNAEERLWYFLRAHRFLGLKFKRQVPLGPYVADFVCMQYHLIIEADGSQHGTLADMARDRWLQAQGYTVLRFWNNQIDHEIDGVLESIRLAVLARGFVELPSPVTDHAVPRPAGGQGRRIQGAP, via the coding sequence ATGGTTGAACGGCTGGCCCTCTCCCCCAACCCCTCTCCCGCAAGCGGAAGAGGGGAGACCACCAATGGAACTGATAACGCCCCTGCCAGCACCGGCAAGGCTGCCGGTTTGCTTGCCGACGCCAGCGCTGGCGAGGCTGCTGGTTTGCTCCCCTCTCCCGCTGGCGGGAGAGGGGCCGGGGGAGAGGGCCGGCGCCTGAGTCGCTACGCGTTCGCAAAGTCCCTCCGCACCCGCCAGACCAATGCCGAAGAACGCCTCTGGTACTTCCTCCGGGCTCACCGGTTTCTCGGGCTGAAGTTCAAGCGGCAGGTGCCACTGGGACCCTACGTCGCGGACTTCGTCTGCATGCAGTACCACCTCATCATCGAAGCCGACGGCAGCCAGCACGGCACGCTGGCAGACATGGCCCGCGACCGCTGGCTGCAGGCGCAGGGCTACACGGTCCTGCGCTTCTGGAACAACCAGATCGACCACGAGATCGACGGCGTGCTGGAATCGATCCGCCTGGCCGTGCTGGCACGCGGTTTCGTAGAACTGCCGTCCCCGGTCACCGATCATGCGGTCCCCCGTCCCGCCGGCGGACAGGGCCGGCGCATCCAGGGCGCCCCATGA
- the ureE gene encoding urease accessory protein UreE → MIKIDKVLPAPHGIAPVLVRRAPKLVLPFGDRSKSRLRAVLDNGTEAALFLPRGTVLRGGDLLVAEDGTFVEVQAAAESVLEVSATDPQALMRAAYHLGNRHTPVEVGRDYLRLEYDPVLADMLARLGVQASRASAPFEPEAGAYGGGHKHGHDATFAEDYATAQAVFHDHHGHGHGHGHSHGHGGHCGHEH, encoded by the coding sequence GTGATCAAGATCGACAAAGTCCTGCCCGCGCCGCATGGCATCGCACCGGTACTGGTGCGCCGCGCCCCCAAGCTGGTGCTGCCATTCGGCGACCGCAGCAAGAGCCGCCTGCGCGCGGTGCTCGATAACGGCACCGAGGCCGCGCTGTTCCTGCCGCGCGGCACCGTGCTGCGCGGCGGCGACCTGCTGGTGGCCGAGGACGGCACCTTCGTGGAAGTCCAGGCCGCTGCGGAATCGGTGCTCGAAGTCAGCGCCACCGATCCCCAGGCCCTGATGCGCGCAGCCTACCACCTGGGCAACCGCCACACCCCCGTGGAAGTGGGCCGCGACTACCTGCGGCTGGAATACGACCCCGTGCTGGCCGACATGCTGGCCCGCCTGGGCGTCCAGGCATCCCGCGCCAGCGCCCCCTTCGAACCCGAAGCCGGCGCCTACGGCGGCGGCCACAAACATGGCCACGACGCCACGTTCGCCGAAGACTACGCCACGGCGCAGGCGGTGTTCCACGATCACCATGGGCATGGGCATGGGCATGGGCATTCGCATGGGCATGGGGGACACTGTGGGCATGAGCATTGA
- the ureC gene encoding urease subunit alpha — translation MSVKISRQAYAEMFGPTTGDRLRLADTGLVIEVERDFTIYGEEVKFGGGKVIRDGMGQSQRMSQDCVDTVITNALIVDHWGIVKADIGLKHGRIAGIGKAGNPDIQPGVTIVVGPGTEVIAGEGMIVTAGGIDTHIHFICPQQIEEALMSGVTTMIGGGTGPATGTYATTVTPGPWYMERMLQAADAYPMNIGFLGKGNASQTGPLTEQVQAGAIGLKLHEDWGTTPQAIDTCLTVADDTDTQVAIHTDTLNEGGFVEATIAAFKGRTIHTYHTEGAGGGHAPDIIKVCGEANVLPSSTNPTRPYTVNTLDEHLDMLMVCHHLDPSIAEDIAFAESRIRRETIAAEDILHDLGAFSMISSDSQAMGRVGEVILRTWQTAHKMAAQRGKLPGDPHDARGGHDNFRVRRYIAKYTINPALTHGIAHEVGSIEVGKWADLVLWKPAFFGVKPSLILKGGMIAAAAMGDPNASIPTPQPVHYRPMFASAGGALPRSSLTFVSQAALAADVGGRYGLAKTLAAVRGCRTVSKRDMVHNDWQPHVTVDPETYQVVADGQLLTCEPATVLPMAQRYFLF, via the coding sequence ATGAGCGTGAAGATTTCGCGGCAGGCGTATGCCGAGATGTTCGGCCCCACCACGGGCGACCGCCTGCGGCTGGCCGACACGGGGCTGGTGATCGAGGTCGAGCGCGACTTCACGATCTACGGCGAGGAGGTCAAGTTCGGCGGCGGCAAGGTGATCCGCGACGGCATGGGGCAGAGCCAGCGCATGTCGCAGGACTGCGTCGACACGGTCATCACCAACGCGCTGATCGTCGATCACTGGGGCATCGTCAAGGCCGACATCGGGCTGAAGCACGGCCGCATCGCCGGCATCGGCAAGGCCGGCAACCCGGACATCCAGCCGGGCGTGACCATCGTCGTGGGCCCCGGCACCGAGGTCATTGCCGGCGAGGGCATGATCGTCACGGCCGGCGGCATCGACACCCACATCCACTTCATCTGCCCGCAGCAGATCGAAGAGGCGCTGATGAGCGGCGTGACGACGATGATTGGCGGCGGCACGGGCCCGGCCACGGGCACCTACGCCACCACCGTGACGCCGGGCCCGTGGTACATGGAGCGGATGCTGCAGGCCGCCGACGCCTACCCGATGAACATCGGCTTCCTGGGCAAGGGCAACGCCAGCCAGACCGGCCCGCTGACCGAACAGGTGCAGGCCGGGGCCATCGGGCTGAAGCTGCACGAGGACTGGGGCACCACGCCGCAGGCCATCGACACCTGCCTGACCGTGGCCGACGACACCGACACCCAGGTGGCCATCCACACCGACACGCTGAACGAAGGCGGCTTCGTCGAGGCCACCATCGCCGCGTTCAAGGGCCGCACGATCCACACGTATCACACGGAGGGCGCCGGCGGCGGCCACGCGCCCGACATCATCAAGGTCTGCGGTGAGGCCAACGTGCTGCCGTCGTCGACCAACCCCACGCGGCCGTACACCGTGAACACGCTGGACGAGCACCTGGACATGCTGATGGTCTGCCATCACCTGGACCCGTCGATCGCCGAGGACATCGCCTTTGCCGAGTCGCGCATCCGGCGCGAGACCATCGCCGCCGAGGATATCCTGCACGACCTGGGCGCGTTCTCGATGATCTCCAGCGATTCGCAGGCCATGGGCCGCGTGGGCGAGGTGATCCTGCGCACCTGGCAGACCGCGCACAAGATGGCGGCGCAGCGCGGCAAGCTGCCGGGCGACCCGCACGACGCGCGCGGCGGGCACGACAACTTCCGCGTGCGGCGCTACATCGCCAAGTACACGATCAACCCGGCGCTGACGCACGGCATCGCGCACGAGGTGGGGTCGATCGAGGTGGGCAAGTGGGCCGACCTGGTGCTCTGGAAGCCGGCGTTCTTCGGCGTGAAGCCGAGCCTGATCCTCAAGGGCGGCATGATCGCCGCGGCGGCCATGGGCGACCCCAACGCGTCGATCCCGACGCCCCAGCCGGTGCACTACCGCCCGATGTTCGCATCGGCCGGCGGCGCGCTGCCCAGGTCGTCGCTGACGTTCGTCTCGCAGGCCGCGCTGGCGGCCGACGTGGGCGGGCGCTACGGGCTGGCCAAGACGCTGGCCGCCGTGCGCGGCTGCCGCACCGTCAGCAAGCGCGACATGGTGCACAATGACTGGCAGCCCCACGTCACCGTCGATCCCGAGACGTACCAGGTGGTGGCCGACGGCCAGTTGCTGACGTGCGAGCCCGCCACCGTGCTGCCGATGGCGCAGCGCTACTTCCTGTTCTGA
- a CDS encoding urease subunit beta — protein MIPGELMPLDGEIELNAGRPTVSVTVANTGDRPVQVGSHFHFYETNAALSFDREAARGFRLDIAAGTAVRFEPGQSRTVQLVALDGDRIVYGFNGKIMGAL, from the coding sequence ATGATTCCCGGGGAACTGATGCCGCTGGACGGCGAGATCGAACTGAACGCGGGCCGGCCGACGGTCAGCGTGACCGTGGCCAACACGGGCGACCGCCCGGTGCAGGTGGGCTCGCACTTCCACTTCTACGAGACGAACGCGGCGCTGTCGTTCGACCGCGAGGCCGCGCGCGGCTTCCGGCTGGACATCGCGGCGGGCACGGCCGTGCGCTTCGAGCCCGGCCAGTCGCGCACGGTGCAGCTCGTGGCGCTGGACGGCGACCGCATCGTCTACGGCTTCAACGGCAAGATCATGGGAGCGCTGTGA
- a CDS encoding HupE/UreJ family protein — translation MRHSAHSLDTVRRRLRTLAPRVATGAALSLAAASALAHPGHDAATVGASLFAGLAHPFTGADHLLAMAAVGVWSALAAPTQSAFGQGDAKRALLRLPFVFVAMMLVGAVLGLAGLSLPAVEPMIAASLLVIGLLVAARARLSAPAGMAIVGGFALFHGYAHGAELPATAAALPAVLAYVGGFAASTMALHVMGIGAGTFLRRHAGWIARVAGAGVALYGAGLLVA, via the coding sequence ATGCGCCATTCCGCCCATTCCCTCGATACCGTCCGCCGCCGCCTGCGCACGCTGGCGCCGCGCGTGGCCACCGGCGCCGCGCTGTCGCTGGCCGCCGCCTCGGCCCTGGCCCATCCGGGCCACGACGCCGCCACGGTCGGCGCCAGCCTGTTCGCCGGGCTGGCCCATCCGTTCACGGGCGCCGACCACCTGCTGGCCATGGCCGCCGTGGGCGTCTGGAGCGCGCTGGCCGCGCCGACGCAAAGCGCGTTCGGGCAGGGCGATGCGAAGCGCGCGCTGCTGCGCCTGCCGTTCGTGTTCGTGGCGATGATGCTGGTGGGCGCGGTGCTGGGCCTGGCGGGCCTGTCGCTGCCGGCCGTGGAGCCGATGATCGCCGCCTCGCTGCTCGTGATCGGGTTGCTGGTGGCCGCACGCGCCCGGCTGTCGGCGCCGGCCGGCATGGCCATCGTCGGCGGCTTCGCGCTGTTCCACGGCTACGCGCACGGCGCCGAGCTGCCCGCCACGGCCGCCGCGCTGCCGGCCGTGCTGGCCTACGTCGGCGGCTTTGCCGCGAGCACGATGGCGCTGCACGTGATGGGCATCGGCGCCGGCACGTTCCTGCGCCGCCATGCGGGCTGGATCGCGCGCGTGGCGGGGGCAGGCGTGGCGTTGTACGGCGCCGGCCTGCTGGTGGCCTGA
- a CDS encoding urease subunit gamma, translating to MELTPREKDKLLIFTAALLAERRRARGLKLNYPEAVALITAAIMEGARDGRTVAELMHEGTTVLAREEVMDGVAEMIPEIQVEATFPDGTKLVTVHHPIV from the coding sequence ATGGAACTGACACCGCGCGAGAAAGACAAGCTGCTGATCTTCACCGCCGCGCTGCTGGCCGAACGCCGCCGCGCGCGCGGGCTCAAGCTCAACTACCCCGAGGCCGTGGCGCTGATCACGGCCGCCATCATGGAAGGCGCGCGCGATGGCCGCACCGTGGCCGAGCTGATGCACGAAGGCACCACCGTGCTGGCGCGCGAGGAAGTCATGGACGGCGTGGCCGAGATGATCCCCGAGATCCAGGTCGAGGCCACCTTCCCGGACGGCACCAAGCTCGTGACCGTCCACCACCCGATTGTCTGA
- a CDS encoding urease accessory protein UreD has protein sequence MRHPDFPSSLAASSTWHASLRLRFAVRAGRTAMVERRHEGPLRVQKPLYPEGDICHGVVLHPPAGVAGGDRLDIDIAVAPGAHAVLATPGATKWYKSLGRDAAQHVRIDVAEGARLDWLPQENIVFDDARARIGTDVDVAPGGSAIGWDAVVLGRLASGERWASGSLWLDTRIACAGRALWIEQSHFDAASPLRGAVAGLDGLPILGTLWAVGQGATQDLAEALAASLPYRPDLRAGVTCLAAAGPASMPMLLMRVLGRDMEAVRHLMIDGWQVLRQPLHGVPARPLRLWAT, from the coding sequence ATGCGTCACCCCGATTTCCCTTCGTCGCTTGCCGCCTCGTCCACGTGGCACGCCAGCCTGCGCCTGCGCTTTGCCGTGCGCGCGGGCCGCACCGCCATGGTCGAGCGCCGCCACGAAGGCCCGCTGCGCGTGCAGAAGCCGCTCTATCCCGAGGGCGACATCTGCCACGGCGTGGTGCTGCACCCGCCGGCCGGCGTGGCTGGTGGCGACCGGCTGGACATCGACATCGCCGTGGCGCCGGGCGCCCATGCGGTGCTGGCAACGCCGGGCGCCACCAAGTGGTACAAGTCGCTCGGCCGCGACGCCGCGCAGCATGTGCGCATCGACGTGGCCGAAGGCGCACGGCTGGACTGGCTGCCGCAGGAGAACATCGTGTTCGACGATGCCCGCGCGCGGATCGGCACCGACGTCGACGTGGCGCCCGGCGGCAGCGCCATCGGCTGGGACGCCGTCGTGCTGGGCCGGCTGGCCTCGGGCGAGCGCTGGGCCAGCGGATCGCTGTGGCTCGACACGCGCATTGCCTGCGCCGGCCGCGCGCTGTGGATCGAGCAGTCGCATTTCGACGCCGCGTCGCCGTTGCGCGGCGCGGTGGCCGGCCTGGACGGCCTGCCCATCCTCGGCACGCTCTGGGCCGTGGGGCAGGGCGCCACGCAGGATCTGGCCGAGGCGCTGGCTGCGTCGCTGCCGTACCGGCCCGACCTGCGCGCCGGCGTGACCTGCCTGGCCGCCGCCGGGCCGGCATCGATGCCGATGCTACTGATGCGCGTGCTGGGCCGCGACATGGAGGCCGTGCGACACCTGATGATCGACGGCTGGCAGGTCCTGCGCCAGCCGCTGCACGGCGTGCCGGCCCGCCCGCTGCGGCTCTGGGCCACCTGA
- the urtE gene encoding urea ABC transporter ATP-binding subunit UrtE — MLQVNALNQFYGGSHILRDVSFDVPQGRLTTLLGRNGVGKSTLLKCLMGVVPTRSGTVRWDGKALEKKAPYERVSAGLAYVPQGREIFPRLTVEENLLIGAASRGKPDGVPDRIYQLFPVLRTMRQRRGGDLSGGQQQQLAIGRALMSEPSLLILDEPTEGIQPSIIQDIGRALRLLVDEYGMTVLLVEQYYEFARHLADHYVVMSRGEVVAKGAGATMEQDGVRELIAV, encoded by the coding sequence ATGCTGCAGGTCAATGCACTGAACCAGTTCTACGGCGGCAGCCACATCCTGCGCGATGTCTCGTTCGACGTGCCGCAGGGCCGGCTGACCACGCTGCTGGGCCGCAACGGCGTGGGCAAGAGCACGCTGCTGAAGTGCCTGATGGGCGTGGTGCCCACGCGCAGCGGCACGGTCCGCTGGGACGGCAAGGCGCTGGAGAAGAAGGCGCCGTACGAGCGCGTGTCGGCCGGGCTGGCCTATGTGCCGCAGGGGCGCGAGATCTTTCCGCGCCTGACGGTCGAGGAAAACCTGCTGATCGGCGCGGCCAGCCGCGGCAAGCCGGACGGCGTGCCGGACCGCATCTACCAGTTGTTCCCGGTGCTGCGCACCATGCGCCAGCGGCGCGGCGGCGACCTGTCGGGCGGCCAGCAGCAGCAACTGGCCATCGGCCGCGCGCTGATGAGCGAGCCCAGCCTGCTGATCCTGGACGAGCCCACCGAGGGCATCCAGCCGTCGATCATCCAGGACATCGGCCGGGCGCTGCGGCTGCTGGTGGACGAGTACGGCATGACCGTGCTGCTGGTGGAGCAGTACTACGAGTTCGCGCGCCACCTGGCCGACCACTACGTGGTGATGAGCCGCGGCGAGGTGGTGGCCAAGGGCGCGGGCGCGACGATGGAGCAGGACGGTGTGCGCGAGCTGATCGCCGTCTGA
- the urtD gene encoding urea ABC transporter ATP-binding protein UrtD: MNAALGVEQAENGDATGLGRIVEPGVIDTTHGPILYIEDLTVQFDGFRALNKLSLSIDHGELRCVIGPNGAGKTTMMDVITGKTGPRNANVTGRVFLGQTIDLMRMTEPKIAQTGIGRKFQKPTVFEQHEVWENLELAMKADKRWWSSLRARLTGDGHRRIEETLALTGLEDEAYRPAGLLSHGQKQRLEIGMLLMQQPQLLLLDEPVAGMTDEETMQLAGLLNSLRGTCSMMVVEHDMEFVAALAGDAGKVTVLAEGSLLAEGTLDAVKRDERVIESYLGR, encoded by the coding sequence ATGAACGCCGCACTGGGAGTGGAGCAGGCCGAAAACGGCGACGCCACGGGCCTGGGCCGCATCGTCGAGCCGGGCGTCATCGACACCACGCACGGCCCGATCCTCTACATCGAGGACCTGACCGTGCAGTTCGACGGCTTTCGCGCGCTGAACAAGCTGTCGCTGTCGATCGACCACGGCGAGCTGCGTTGCGTGATCGGCCCCAACGGCGCCGGCAAGACGACGATGATGGACGTGATTACCGGCAAGACCGGCCCGCGCAACGCCAACGTCACGGGCCGCGTGTTCCTGGGCCAGACCATCGACCTGATGCGCATGACCGAGCCGAAGATCGCCCAGACCGGCATCGGCCGCAAGTTCCAGAAGCCCACGGTCTTCGAGCAGCACGAAGTCTGGGAAAACCTGGAACTGGCGATGAAGGCCGACAAGCGCTGGTGGTCGTCGCTGCGCGCGCGGCTGACCGGCGACGGCCACCGCCGCATCGAGGAAACGCTGGCGCTGACCGGGCTGGAGGACGAAGCCTACCGGCCGGCGGGCCTGCTGTCGCACGGGCAGAAGCAGCGGCTGGAGATCGGCATGCTGCTGATGCAGCAACCGCAGCTGCTGCTGCTCGACGAGCCGGTGGCCGGCATGACCGACGAGGAAACGATGCAGTTGGCCGGCCTGCTGAACAGCCTGCGCGGCACTTGCTCGATGATGGTGGTGGAGCACGACATGGAATTCGTGGCCGCGCTGGCCGGCGACGCCGGCAAGGTCACCGTGCTCGCCGAAGGCAGCCTGCTGGCCGAGGGCACGCTCGACGCCGTGAAGCGCGACGAGCGCGTGATCGAATCCTACCTGGGAAGATAA
- the urtC gene encoding urea ABC transporter permease subunit UrtC codes for MRSFSSESGKTFRLAVPERQPLFSVRVWTLLVALTAIVGIGVPVCALLLPEGHPLHLSAYALTLVGKIMCFALAAIALDLVWGYCGILSLGHGLFFALGGYAMGMYLMRSIGREGVYKSDLPDFMVFLDWKELPWFWQGTEHLPYALLLVVLVPGVLAWLFGYFAFRSRIKGVYLSIITQAMTYAAMLLFFRNETGFGGNNGFTDFKRIAGYAVAAPETRTALFVLTFLALVGGFVACRYIVTSKLGRVVTAVRDAEMRVMFSGYNPLGYKLFVWTFSAVLCGIAGALYVPQVGIINPGEMSPANSIEMAVWVAVGGRGTLIGPIVGAFLVNGAKTMFTAYFAEYWLFLLGAMFVLVTLYLPDGVVGLVRRLRGRRTAAQKIDAAAAEEPVAAPQQGSNA; via the coding sequence ATGCGCAGTTTTTCCTCTGAATCCGGCAAGACGTTCCGCCTGGCCGTGCCCGAGCGCCAGCCGCTGTTCTCGGTCCGCGTCTGGACCCTGCTGGTGGCGCTGACCGCCATCGTCGGCATCGGCGTGCCGGTCTGCGCGCTGCTGCTGCCCGAGGGGCATCCGCTGCACCTGTCGGCCTACGCGCTGACGCTGGTCGGCAAGATCATGTGCTTTGCGCTGGCCGCCATCGCGCTGGACCTGGTCTGGGGCTACTGCGGCATCCTGAGCCTGGGCCACGGGCTGTTCTTCGCGCTGGGTGGCTACGCGATGGGCATGTACCTGATGCGGTCCATCGGCCGCGAGGGCGTCTACAAGAGCGACCTGCCCGACTTCATGGTGTTCCTGGACTGGAAGGAACTGCCCTGGTTCTGGCAAGGCACCGAGCACCTGCCGTACGCGCTGCTGCTGGTGGTGCTGGTGCCGGGCGTGCTGGCTTGGCTGTTCGGGTACTTCGCGTTCCGCTCGCGCATCAAGGGCGTCTACCTGTCGATCATCACGCAGGCCATGACCTACGCGGCGATGCTGCTGTTCTTCCGCAACGAGACCGGCTTCGGCGGCAACAACGGCTTCACGGATTTCAAGCGCATCGCCGGCTACGCCGTGGCCGCGCCGGAGACGCGCACCGCGCTGTTCGTGCTGACGTTCCTGGCGCTGGTCGGCGGGTTCGTCGCGTGCCGCTACATCGTCACGTCCAAGCTCGGCCGCGTGGTCACGGCCGTGCGCGACGCCGAGATGCGCGTGATGTTTTCCGGCTACAACCCGCTTGGCTACAAGCTGTTCGTCTGGACGTTCTCGGCCGTGCTGTGCGGCATTGCCGGCGCGCTGTACGTGCCGCAGGTGGGCATCATCAACCCGGGCGAGATGTCGCCGGCCAACTCGATCGAGATGGCCGTCTGGGTGGCCGTGGGCGGGCGCGGCACGCTGATTGGGCCGATCGTCGGCGCGTTCCTGGTCAACGGTGCCAAGACGATGTTCACGGCGTACTTTGCCGAGTACTGGCTGTTCCTGCTCGGTGCGATGTTCGTGCTGGTGACGCTGTACCTGCCCGACGGCGTGGTCGGCCTGGTGCGCCGCCTGCGCGGCCGGCGCACCGCCGCGCAGAAGATCGACGCCGCGGCGGCCGAGGAACCGGTGGCCGCGCCGCAACAAGGGAGCAACGCATGA